One Rhizobiales bacterium GAS188 DNA window includes the following coding sequences:
- a CDS encoding Alginate export has protein sequence MRVRFCAVASILALVLAPTSVVAQEATPTAPAWPGYVPKLFRWDEDYGFLRNAADPVPYPLRLKYLPIGDASQAYVSFGGDYRLRVDDYGHPDFGMRAAPGFTSLQQRFLLHADAHFGSELRVFVQLGGDLESGRKPVARPSDHSHPDLAQAFVDWSFGPSDERWRLRVGRQEVAIGRYIAVRDVTNIRRTFDGARLDGNFAGWTITGLAARATRNRPAAFDDTPDSKDGVALVVVEHPLPIDNFKLDLAVIEHDNKVARYAPGVGDERRKTFGVRVFGSRDGWDFDAQVSYQTGSFAPIGSPALEIRAIGAAFEGGRTFALPWSPRLALRIDAAGGDGNAKDRRLGTFDLPYPNLSYLTDAGIFAPRNVRDLQPFVSLLPISSLTLTAGAEFLWRNSTKDAVFSAIDTPVIAPGGHGNYVATQPHLRFDWRINPLLEWQGAVVHAFPGSALESSGGRHGLSYAYSSLTARF, from the coding sequence GTGAGGGTGCGATTTTGCGCGGTAGCATCGATTCTCGCGCTGGTGCTGGCGCCGACTTCCGTCGTCGCGCAGGAGGCGACGCCAACAGCACCAGCCTGGCCTGGCTATGTGCCGAAGCTCTTCAGATGGGACGAGGATTACGGCTTTCTGCGTAATGCCGCCGATCCGGTACCCTATCCGCTCCGCCTTAAATATCTGCCCATCGGCGATGCGAGCCAAGCCTATGTGTCGTTTGGCGGAGACTACCGCTTGCGCGTCGACGATTACGGGCATCCCGATTTTGGCATGCGCGCCGCTCCGGGCTTCACCTCGCTGCAACAGCGCTTTCTCCTGCATGCCGACGCTCATTTCGGGTCCGAGCTGAGAGTTTTTGTCCAGCTCGGCGGCGATCTCGAGAGCGGTCGCAAGCCCGTGGCGCGGCCAAGCGACCACAGCCATCCCGATCTCGCCCAAGCCTTCGTCGACTGGAGCTTCGGCCCCTCGGATGAACGCTGGCGATTGCGGGTCGGCAGGCAGGAGGTCGCGATCGGTCGCTACATCGCGGTTCGCGACGTGACGAATATCCGGCGGACCTTCGATGGCGCGAGGCTCGACGGCAACTTCGCCGGATGGACGATCACCGGCCTCGCGGCGCGCGCCACGCGCAATCGGCCGGCGGCCTTCGACGACACTCCCGACAGCAAGGACGGCGTCGCGCTTGTCGTCGTCGAACATCCCCTGCCGATCGATAATTTCAAGCTCGACCTCGCTGTCATCGAGCATGACAACAAGGTCGCGCGCTATGCGCCCGGCGTCGGCGATGAGCGTCGCAAGACCTTCGGCGTGAGGGTGTTCGGGTCGCGCGATGGGTGGGATTTCGACGCGCAGGTCTCCTATCAGACCGGGAGCTTTGCGCCGATCGGCAGCCCGGCACTCGAGATTCGCGCCATCGGTGCGGCCTTCGAAGGGGGAAGGACGTTCGCATTGCCGTGGTCGCCACGTCTTGCGCTGCGCATCGACGCGGCAGGGGGAGACGGCAACGCCAAGGATCGGCGCCTCGGCACCTTCGATCTGCCCTACCCGAACCTGTCCTATCTGACCGATGCCGGGATCTTCGCTCCGCGCAACGTGCGCGACCTGCAACCCTTCGTGAGCCTCTTGCCGATCAGCTCCCTGACGCTGACGGCCGGTGCGGAATTCCTGTGGCGCAACTCCACAAAGGATGCCGTGTTCTCGGCGATCGATACGCCGGTCATCGCTCCGGGCGGTCACGGCAATTATGTCGCGACGCAGCCCCATCTTCGCTTCGATTGGCGCATCAACCCGCTATTGGAATGGCAAGGCGCTGTCGTCCATGCTTTCCCGGGATCGGCCTTGGAATCGTCCGGCGGAAGGCACGGCTTGAGCTACGCCTATTCTTCGCTGACGGCGCGCTTTTAG
- a CDS encoding acylphosphatase, translating into MIRTVHVVIIGRVQGVGYRAWTEEEAVARGLSGWVRNRRDGAVEAVLSGTTTIVDEMIAACRSGPRLAVVEEVTIVDLPSEGLVPGFHVRTTS; encoded by the coding sequence ATGATCCGAACCGTTCACGTCGTCATCATCGGACGGGTCCAAGGCGTCGGCTATCGTGCCTGGACCGAAGAGGAAGCCGTCGCACGTGGGTTGTCCGGTTGGGTCCGCAACCGCCGCGACGGCGCGGTGGAAGCGGTGCTTTCCGGGACAACCACGATCGTCGACGAGATGATCGCCGCCTGCCGGTCGGGGCCACGCCTCGCGGTGGTTGAAGAGGTAACGATCGTGGATCTGCCTTCGGAGGGCCTGGTGCCAGGCTTTCATGTCAGAACGACGAGTTGA
- a CDS encoding Uncharacterized conserved protein PhnB, glyoxalase superfamily yields the protein MIEGISAVTLATHDMSRAVRFYRLLGFEIAHGGERSAFTSLRAGSSFVNLVAQPAARNWTWWGRVIFYHSDVDALHASVVAAGYRPDTAPRDAEWGERFFHLTDPDGHELSFARPLR from the coding sequence ATGATCGAGGGGATCAGTGCCGTCACGCTCGCCACTCATGACATGTCGCGCGCCGTCCGCTTCTATCGCCTGCTGGGATTTGAGATCGCTCATGGCGGCGAGCGCTCAGCCTTCACGAGCCTTCGGGCCGGCTCGAGCTTCGTCAATCTCGTCGCCCAGCCCGCCGCGCGGAATTGGACCTGGTGGGGGCGCGTGATCTTCTACCATTCCGACGTCGATGCGCTTCATGCGAGTGTGGTCGCGGCCGGGTATCGTCCGGACACGGCGCCACGCGACGCCGAATGGGGCGAGCGCTTCTTTCACCTGACCGATCCGGATGGCCACGAGCTCAGCTTCGCTCGGCCACTTCGATGA
- a CDS encoding Methyltransferase domain-containing protein, giving the protein MDKAEVAAHWEANADAWNQQARAGYDIYRDAVNTPAFLAMLPPVEGLAGLDIGCGEGSNTRQLARRGARMCAVDIAPTFIRHASATEEAEPLGIDYQVGDGTALAFAADTFDFVTAFMSLMDMPDQQLALKEAQRVLRPGGFLQFSILHPCFVPAHRKVLREEDGTVRAIEVGGYFDNTDGRVDIWWFSTLPREARQQVPAFRTPRFHRTLSGWVEIICRAGLAIEQFGEPSADAEQAAAVPVVADTRVAPLFLHIRAIKPKPACATGACETR; this is encoded by the coding sequence ATGGACAAGGCCGAAGTCGCAGCCCATTGGGAAGCCAATGCGGACGCATGGAACCAGCAGGCACGTGCCGGCTACGACATCTACCGCGATGCGGTGAACACCCCGGCCTTCCTGGCGATGCTGCCGCCGGTCGAGGGCCTGGCCGGCCTCGATATCGGATGCGGCGAGGGATCGAACACCAGGCAGCTCGCCAGGCGAGGCGCCAGGATGTGCGCGGTCGATATCGCTCCGACCTTCATCCGGCATGCGAGCGCGACCGAAGAAGCGGAGCCGCTCGGCATCGATTACCAAGTCGGCGACGGGACGGCTCTGGCCTTCGCCGCCGACACTTTCGACTTCGTCACGGCCTTCATGTCCTTGATGGATATGCCCGATCAGCAGCTGGCGCTGAAGGAAGCCCAGCGCGTGCTGCGGCCCGGCGGCTTCCTGCAATTTTCCATCTTGCATCCCTGCTTCGTTCCGGCGCACCGCAAGGTGCTGCGTGAGGAGGATGGCACGGTGCGGGCGATCGAGGTCGGTGGCTATTTCGACAACACGGATGGCCGCGTCGACATCTGGTGGTTCTCGACCTTGCCTCGCGAGGCGCGCCAGCAGGTTCCGGCCTTCCGAACGCCGCGCTTCCACCGGACCTTGAGCGGCTGGGTCGAGATCATTTGCCGGGCCGGCCTGGCCATCGAGCAATTCGGCGAACCCTCTGCCGATGCGGAGCAGGCAGCGGCCGTTCCCGTGGTGGCGGATACGCGGGTCGCGCCTCTCTTCCTCCACATAAGGGCCATCAAGCCGAAGCCAGCTTGCGCGACTGGAGCTTGCGAGACGAGGTAG
- a CDS encoding putative (di)nucleoside polyphosphate hydrolase: MDPLDRPYRQNVGVALFDAQGRVLIARRLRNDGPEIILPGCEWQMPQGGVDPNEDELAAARRELWEETAVVSAAHLGATRDWMTYDFPPYDGPWHRLCAFRGQRQRWYAFRFTGDDKEIDVTRGEGGADPEFSSWRWARLEEVPELVVPFKRAIYREVAKEFRAFAAGVPASG, translated from the coding sequence ATGGATCCGCTTGACCGTCCCTACCGCCAGAATGTCGGCGTCGCGCTCTTCGACGCGCAGGGGCGCGTGCTGATCGCGCGCCGCCTGCGCAATGACGGGCCCGAGATCATCCTGCCCGGCTGCGAATGGCAGATGCCGCAAGGTGGCGTCGACCCGAATGAGGATGAGCTTGCGGCCGCGCGCCGGGAACTTTGGGAAGAGACCGCGGTCGTCAGTGCCGCGCATCTCGGCGCGACGCGAGACTGGATGACCTATGATTTCCCGCCCTATGACGGGCCATGGCACCGGCTCTGCGCTTTCCGCGGCCAGCGCCAGCGCTGGTACGCCTTCCGCTTCACGGGCGACGACAAGGAGATCGACGTCACACGCGGCGAAGGCGGCGCCGACCCGGAATTCTCCTCATGGCGCTGGGCACGTCTCGAGGAGGTGCCGGAACTGGTGGTGCCCTTCAAGCGCGCCATCTACCGCGAGGTCGCGAAGGAGTTCCGCGCTTTCGCGGCGGGCGTTCCGGCTTCCGGCTGA
- a CDS encoding 4-methylaminobutanoate oxidase (formaldehyde-forming): MTNEIPTQARMVVIGGGIVGCSVAYHLAKLGWRDVVLLEQGALSCGTTWHAAGLVGQLRAHQNMTRLIRYSTELYAGLEAETGLATGWKPCGSITVARSAERMLQLRRTASAARAQGVAVELLTPSEAGDKWPIMRTDDLVGAVWLPGDGKANPADVTQALARGARNGGVKIIERIRVTGMRTGKGRVTAVETERGSIACEAVAICAGQWSRMVGAMCGVSIPLHSAEHMYVVTGRIEGVHPDLPVMRDPDGYVYFKEEVGGLVMGGFEPDAKPWGMDGIPHPFEFQLLPDDWDQFSILMEKALERVPALETAEIKTFLNGPESFTPDNNFILGEAPEVKNVYVAAGFNSMGIASGGGAGKALAEWIVGGEPSLDLWPVDIRRFARFNANPAWLKERVKEVLGLHYAMPWPNRELDTARPFRRSPLYDRLAAKGAVFGSKMGWERPNFFAVSPSERRIDYSFGRQNWFAAVAEEHRAARECVALFDMTSFAKFLMQGKDAEAVLQHLCANDIAVPVGETVYTPLLNRRGGFESDLTIARLAPDSFLILTGTAQATRDANWIGKHIPEPARAALTDVTSAYAVLGLMGPRSRELLARLTRADLGTAAFPFGSFREIDLGEATLFASRRSYMGELGYELYVPTEFAATVYDRLSAAGADLGLRDAGYYAIDSLRIEKGYRAWGRELTPDDTPWQAGMGFAVKLDKGADFIGREALIAAKREPPSKRLVSFLATRPDTPVAWGGELIAADGEAVGEVTSAAYGYSLDGIVGLGWVRSTDGAVDEAWLSQRQFSLDVAGEAVPVRCHLRPFYDPRSERMRI; the protein is encoded by the coding sequence ATGACGAATGAAATCCCAACTCAGGCCCGCATGGTCGTCATCGGCGGCGGCATCGTGGGCTGCTCGGTCGCCTATCACTTGGCGAAGCTCGGCTGGCGCGACGTGGTGCTGCTGGAGCAGGGCGCGCTGTCCTGCGGCACCACCTGGCACGCGGCCGGGCTCGTCGGGCAATTGCGCGCCCATCAGAACATGACGCGGCTGATCCGCTACTCGACCGAGCTCTATGCCGGGCTCGAAGCCGAAACCGGGCTCGCCACCGGCTGGAAGCCATGCGGATCGATCACGGTGGCGCGCTCAGCCGAGCGCATGCTCCAGCTGCGACGCACGGCCTCGGCGGCGCGCGCCCAGGGCGTCGCCGTCGAGCTGCTGACGCCTTCCGAGGCCGGCGACAAATGGCCGATCATGCGCACCGATGATCTCGTCGGCGCCGTCTGGCTGCCTGGCGACGGCAAGGCGAACCCCGCCGATGTCACGCAGGCATTGGCGCGCGGCGCCCGCAATGGCGGGGTGAAGATCATCGAGCGCATCCGCGTCACCGGCATGCGCACCGGGAAGGGCAGGGTCACGGCGGTCGAGACCGAGCGCGGCAGCATCGCCTGCGAGGCGGTTGCGATCTGCGCCGGCCAATGGTCGCGGATGGTCGGTGCGATGTGCGGGGTGAGCATCCCGCTGCATTCGGCCGAGCATATGTATGTGGTCACCGGCCGCATCGAAGGCGTGCATCCGGACCTGCCGGTGATGCGCGACCCGGACGGCTATGTGTATTTCAAGGAGGAGGTGGGCGGCCTGGTGATGGGCGGCTTCGAGCCCGACGCCAAGCCCTGGGGCATGGACGGCATCCCGCATCCTTTCGAGTTCCAGCTCCTGCCCGATGATTGGGATCAGTTCTCGATCCTGATGGAGAAGGCGCTGGAGCGGGTGCCTGCATTGGAGACGGCCGAGATCAAGACCTTCCTCAATGGTCCTGAGAGCTTCACGCCAGACAACAACTTCATCCTCGGCGAGGCGCCCGAGGTGAAGAACGTCTATGTCGCGGCAGGCTTCAATTCCATGGGCATCGCCTCGGGCGGCGGAGCAGGGAAGGCGCTCGCCGAATGGATCGTCGGCGGCGAGCCCTCGCTCGATCTGTGGCCGGTCGATATCCGCCGCTTCGCGCGGTTCAACGCCAATCCCGCCTGGTTGAAGGAGCGCGTCAAGGAAGTGCTCGGCCTGCATTATGCGATGCCCTGGCCCAATCGCGAGCTCGACACGGCGCGCCCCTTCCGGCGCTCGCCGCTCTATGACCGCCTGGCCGCCAAGGGCGCCGTGTTCGGCTCCAAGATGGGCTGGGAGCGGCCGAATTTCTTCGCCGTGAGCCCGAGCGAGCGGCGCATCGATTATTCCTTCGGCCGGCAGAACTGGTTCGCGGCTGTCGCCGAGGAGCATCGCGCGGCGCGCGAGTGCGTGGCGCTGTTCGACATGACCTCCTTCGCCAAGTTCCTGATGCAGGGCAAGGACGCGGAAGCTGTGCTGCAGCATCTCTGCGCCAACGACATCGCAGTGCCGGTCGGGGAGACCGTCTACACGCCTCTCCTCAACCGGCGCGGCGGCTTCGAGAGCGACCTCACCATCGCGCGCCTCGCGCCTGACAGCTTCCTGATCCTAACCGGCACGGCGCAAGCGACGCGCGACGCAAACTGGATCGGCAAGCACATCCCCGAGCCCGCACGCGCCGCGCTCACCGACGTCACCTCCGCCTATGCGGTGCTCGGCCTGATGGGGCCGCGCTCGCGCGAGCTTCTGGCGCGCCTTACCCGCGCCGACCTCGGCACGGCCGCCTTTCCGTTCGGCAGCTTTCGCGAGATCGATCTCGGCGAGGCGACACTCTTTGCCTCGCGGCGCAGCTATATGGGCGAGCTCGGCTATGAGCTCTATGTGCCGACCGAGTTCGCGGCGACCGTCTATGACCGGCTCAGCGCAGCCGGCGCCGATCTCGGATTGCGCGATGCCGGCTATTACGCCATCGATTCGCTGCGCATCGAGAAGGGCTATCGGGCCTGGGGACGCGAGCTCACGCCCGATGACACGCCCTGGCAGGCCGGGATGGGCTTTGCGGTGAAGCTCGACAAGGGCGCGGATTTCATCGGCCGCGAGGCGCTGATCGCGGCCAAGCGCGAGCCGCCGTCGAAGCGCCTCGTCTCCTTCCTGGCGACGCGTCCCGATACGCCTGTGGCCTGGGGCGGCGAGCTGATCGCGGCCGATGGCGAGGCCGTGGGCGAGGTGACCTCGGCGGCCTATGGCTATTCGCTCGACGGCATCGTCGGGCTCGGCTGGGTGCGTTCGACCGATGGAGCGGTCGACGAGGCGTGGCTCTCGCAGCGGCAATTCTCGCTCGACGTGGCCGGCGAAGCCGTGCCGGTCCGCTGCCATCTGCGCCCCTTCTACGATCCGCGCAGCGAGCGGATGCGGATCTGA
- a CDS encoding TIGR02453 family protein: MNQFAGFSPEAFAFLKGLAANNEADWFKPRKAIYEAEIKAPLAALVADLVEGAQERGLPFTGDPARSVFRIYRDIRFSHDKRPYKTAASAALTRKGSKQDPGALYVHAEPGACFLGCGFWHAEPGLLDAWRKEMVQRPARFLAVVRALEKAGLEVTGGEIRKRLPRGFEDQSSSKIAPYLLWNSFVVYRKLKDRELQSPDLPDKVLGFGEACRPLLDYGWPW; the protein is encoded by the coding sequence ATGAACCAATTCGCTGGATTTTCGCCCGAGGCCTTCGCCTTCCTGAAGGGGCTTGCGGCCAATAACGAGGCCGATTGGTTCAAGCCGCGCAAGGCGATCTATGAGGCCGAGATCAAGGCGCCGCTCGCGGCGCTCGTCGCTGACCTGGTCGAAGGGGCGCAGGAGCGCGGTCTCCCATTCACCGGCGATCCCGCCCGCTCGGTCTTCCGCATCTATCGCGATATCCGTTTTTCGCACGATAAGCGCCCTTACAAGACGGCGGCGAGCGCGGCCTTGACGCGCAAAGGCTCGAAGCAAGATCCGGGCGCGCTCTATGTCCATGCAGAGCCTGGCGCATGCTTCCTGGGCTGTGGCTTCTGGCACGCGGAACCAGGCTTGCTCGATGCCTGGCGCAAGGAGATGGTGCAACGACCGGCGCGCTTCCTCGCCGTAGTCCGGGCGCTCGAGAAAGCCGGCCTCGAGGTCACCGGGGGCGAGATCCGCAAGCGCCTGCCGCGCGGCTTCGAGGATCAGAGCTCGTCGAAGATCGCGCCCTATCTGTTGTGGAACTCCTTCGTGGTCTACCGCAAGCTCAAGGATCGCGAGCTGCAATCGCCGGACCTGCCCGACAAGGTGCTCGGCTTCGGCGAGGCCTGCCGGCCGCTCCTCGATTACGGCTGGCCCTGGTAG
- a CDS encoding Predicted dehydrogenase, protein MTDNRVAIGIIGAGIMGERLLTAILQQAPEALRVSGIWDPAPAAIGRIAASFPKVPALPDAASVIAASDCVYIASPPASHLDHARAALGAGKTVFGEKPLAVDVADARAFVAEAGDRGAVNFPFASSLGVASLQDWMAKGEIGTVSHIGIEVAFANWPRSWQVDAAGWLDRPAQGGFTREVVSHFLFLSARLIGPLHGLQASVEFPEAGKSERRIDATLFAGDIPVTLKGSVGTTAKDDHNIWMLEGDKGAIRLCDWSIAERRLPDGSWQRAPDALPNEQARPLALKRQLEGVVRLARGEPHHLATLAEALNVQEIVEGILAS, encoded by the coding sequence GTGACGGACAACAGGGTAGCGATCGGCATCATCGGGGCCGGGATCATGGGGGAGCGGCTCTTGACCGCCATCCTGCAGCAGGCGCCCGAGGCGCTGCGCGTCAGCGGCATCTGGGATCCGGCGCCGGCGGCCATCGGCCGGATAGCGGCAAGTTTTCCGAAAGTTCCCGCCCTCCCCGATGCCGCCTCGGTCATTGCGGCGAGCGACTGCGTCTACATCGCCTCGCCTCCGGCCTCGCATCTCGACCACGCCCGCGCGGCGCTCGGTGCCGGCAAGACCGTATTCGGAGAGAAGCCGCTCGCCGTCGACGTCGCGGATGCGAGGGCCTTCGTGGCTGAGGCCGGCGATAGGGGCGCGGTGAATTTTCCCTTCGCCTCCTCGCTCGGCGTCGCGTCGCTGCAGGACTGGATGGCGAAGGGAGAGATCGGGACAGTGTCGCACATCGGCATCGAGGTGGCCTTCGCCAACTGGCCCCGCTCCTGGCAGGTCGATGCGGCGGGATGGCTCGACCGGCCGGCCCAGGGCGGCTTCACCCGCGAGGTCGTCTCGCATTTCCTGTTTCTCAGCGCGAGGCTGATCGGTCCCTTGCACGGACTTCAGGCGAGTGTCGAATTCCCGGAAGCCGGCAAGTCGGAGCGCCGCATCGACGCGACGCTTTTCGCCGGCGACATCCCGGTGACGCTGAAGGGCAGCGTCGGCACGACCGCGAAGGACGATCACAACATCTGGATGCTGGAGGGCGATAAGGGCGCCATAAGGCTCTGCGACTGGTCGATCGCCGAGCGACGCCTGCCCGACGGCAGCTGGCAGCGCGCGCCCGACGCCTTGCCGAACGAACAGGCGCGCCCGCTCGCCCTCAAGCGTCAGCTGGAAGGCGTAGTACGCCTGGCCCGGGGCGAGCCGCATCATTTGGCGACGCTGGCCGAAGCGCTGAACGTCCAGGAAATCGTGGAAGGGATCCTGGCGAGCTGA
- a CDS encoding peptide/nickel transport system substrate-binding protein, with translation MPGVGSSSLKVGSSRGDLTSRDAAAHGNAVANAARPATIAETGELEEMASMRSKLPLLALLLSLAAPAARADVLNIGIAGDPGLLDPARSGNFIDRNVLASLCDKLIDTDPDQHFVPQLATSWEWSPDGLALTLHLRAGVQFQDGTPFDADAVKVNIERDRTMITSLRKAELRPVTSTEVVDPSTVRLHLSEPAAPLLAFLADRAGMMLSPRAITQLGDDIAAHPVCAGPFSFTERVPQDRIVLDRFPGYWNAKAITIDRIVFRPMTDSSVRLVNLQTGQLQIIDQMSATDVVTVKADPHLRLAQHVAVAYRTLQFNLNHGPRAETPLGKDPRLRMALEKAIDRNAINQVVFEGLFVPNNQTEVPHSLFWNPDHPVPERDLEGAKALLRQAGVQRAAFTLELANTPIDAQIGEVIQAMAREAGFDIKLEQLEANTGNVANLAGNFDVALLTWSGRADPDANVSIWMACNGPFNFGAYCDPKMEALLKEGRESGDTDKRVAIYRKVADRYLADMPQIILFNYTWIWGLSGRVEGFVPNRDGLIRPQGLRLKPQ, from the coding sequence ATGCCCGGCGTGGGTTCATCTTCGCTGAAAGTCGGTAGTAGTCGCGGAGATTTGACCTCGCGGGACGCAGCCGCGCACGGGAACGCAGTTGCAAATGCCGCACGTCCTGCGACCATCGCCGAAACCGGCGAGCTCGAGGAGATGGCGTCGATGCGCTCGAAACTCCCTCTGTTGGCCTTGCTGCTTTCGCTTGCCGCTCCTGCGGCCCGTGCGGACGTGCTGAATATCGGCATCGCCGGCGATCCCGGGCTGCTCGATCCGGCGCGCAGCGGCAATTTCATCGACCGCAACGTGCTCGCCTCGCTATGCGACAAGCTGATCGATACCGACCCGGATCAGCATTTCGTGCCGCAGCTCGCGACCAGCTGGGAGTGGTCGCCGGACGGTCTTGCCTTGACCCTGCATCTGCGTGCGGGCGTGCAGTTTCAGGATGGCACGCCATTCGATGCCGATGCCGTCAAGGTGAATATCGAGCGCGACCGGACGATGATCACGAGCCTTCGCAAGGCTGAGTTGCGGCCGGTCACCTCCACCGAGGTCGTCGACCCGTCGACCGTGCGGCTGCATCTTTCGGAGCCTGCTGCGCCGCTGCTCGCCTTCCTGGCCGATCGCGCCGGCATGATGCTGTCGCCCCGGGCGATCACTCAGCTGGGTGACGATATCGCGGCGCACCCGGTCTGTGCCGGACCGTTCTCGTTCACCGAACGCGTGCCACAGGATCGGATCGTGCTCGACCGCTTTCCCGGCTATTGGAACGCCAAGGCGATCACCATCGACCGGATCGTCTTTCGCCCCATGACCGACAGCTCCGTGCGGCTGGTCAATCTGCAGACGGGGCAGCTGCAGATCATCGACCAGATGTCGGCAACCGATGTGGTCACCGTCAAAGCCGATCCGCATCTGCGGCTGGCGCAGCATGTCGCGGTCGCCTACCGCACCTTGCAGTTCAATCTCAATCACGGTCCTCGCGCCGAGACGCCGCTCGGAAAGGACCCGCGCCTGCGGATGGCGCTGGAGAAGGCGATTGATCGCAATGCCATCAACCAGGTGGTCTTCGAGGGCTTGTTCGTCCCGAACAACCAGACCGAGGTGCCCCACAGCCTCTTCTGGAATCCGGATCACCCCGTGCCGGAGCGTGATCTCGAAGGCGCGAAGGCCTTGTTGCGGCAGGCGGGCGTGCAGCGTGCGGCGTTCACCCTCGAGCTCGCCAATACGCCGATCGATGCGCAGATCGGCGAGGTCATCCAGGCCATGGCAAGGGAGGCCGGCTTCGACATCAAGCTGGAGCAGCTCGAAGCCAATACGGGCAACGTGGCGAACCTTGCCGGCAATTTCGACGTCGCCTTGCTGACCTGGTCCGGGCGCGCTGATCCGGATGCCAATGTGTCGATCTGGATGGCCTGCAACGGGCCTTTCAACTTCGGAGCCTATTGCGACCCGAAGATGGAGGCCTTGCTGAAGGAAGGCCGCGAGAGCGGCGATACCGACAAGCGTGTCGCCATCTACCGCAAGGTCGCGGATCGGTATCTTGCCGACATGCCGCAGATCATCCTGTTCAATTACACCTGGATCTGGGGGCTGAGCGGCCGCGTCGAGGGCTTCGTGCCCAACCGGGACGGGCTGATCCGTCCGCAGGGGCTGCGGCTGAAACCGCAGTGA
- a CDS encoding DNA-binding transcriptional regulator LsrR, DeoR family, which produces MGRRLDEAKRLDDAARAGWLYYIAGNTQDEIATKLAISRQSAQRLVSLAISEGLIKVRLDHPLANCLDLAERLRRRFGLDLVQVVPTDPDSTSTTVGVAEATAAEIERLLRSPDPIIMAIGTGRTLKAAIRQLPPIDASQHKIVSLTGTIAPDGSAAFYNVIYDMAEVVKARLFPIPLPVIASSAAERDLLHQQPMISMTLALAAKANVTFVGIGDLGEEAPLYVDGFIGRSELRALQKAGAVAEICGWAFDRDGRLIEGITNERVASAPIPSRESSLVVASAQGDKKMPGIIGALARRLINGLITDERTALRLLGDKA; this is translated from the coding sequence ATGGGCCGTAGATTGGACGAAGCCAAGAGGCTGGATGACGCGGCGCGCGCCGGCTGGCTCTACTATATCGCCGGCAACACCCAGGACGAGATCGCGACGAAGCTCGCCATCTCGCGCCAATCGGCGCAGCGCTTGGTGTCGCTCGCCATCTCCGAAGGCCTGATCAAGGTCCGGCTCGATCATCCCTTGGCCAATTGCCTCGACCTCGCCGAGCGGTTGCGCCGGCGCTTCGGCCTCGATCTGGTGCAGGTGGTGCCGACCGATCCCGATTCCACCTCGACTACTGTCGGGGTGGCGGAAGCCACGGCCGCCGAGATCGAGCGCCTGTTGCGATCGCCCGATCCGATCATCATGGCGATCGGCACCGGGCGCACCTTGAAGGCGGCGATAAGGCAATTGCCGCCGATCGACGCATCGCAGCACAAGATCGTGTCGCTCACCGGCACCATTGCGCCGGACGGCTCGGCGGCCTTCTACAACGTCATCTACGACATGGCCGAAGTGGTGAAGGCGCGTCTCTTTCCCATTCCGCTGCCCGTCATCGCCTCCTCGGCCGCGGAGCGGGATCTGCTGCACCAGCAACCGATGATCTCGATGACGCTCGCTCTCGCCGCCAAGGCCAATGTGACTTTCGTCGGCATCGGCGATCTCGGCGAGGAAGCCCCGCTCTATGTCGACGGCTTCATCGGCCGCTCGGAGCTCCGCGCCCTGCAGAAGGCGGGCGCGGTCGCTGAGATCTGTGGCTGGGCCTTCGATCGCGACGGACGCTTGATCGAAGGCATCACCAATGAGCGCGTCGCCAGCGCCCCGATCCCTTCGCGCGAGAGCTCGCTTGTCGTGGCAAGTGCTCAAGGTGATAAGAAAATGCCCGGAATAATCGGGGCGCTTGCGCGGCGGCTGATCAACGGCCTCATCACCGATGAGCGAACCGCCTTGCGCCTGTTGGGGGACAAGGCCTAG